One region of Primulina tabacum isolate GXHZ01 chromosome 1, ASM2559414v2, whole genome shotgun sequence genomic DNA includes:
- the LOC142515978 gene encoding putative transcription factor bHLH086, whose amino-acid sequence MELANKSRLPNDSTAAIIQASAFYEHNLGVQPLVHASQNSSRKIYGYDENQKRIYLEPMSPDNASGLAKNFPLGKSSAVSSPSSTNSNGILGFPASTYNLPEENPSVMNFKPGYANFIHANGSFLSFEQPKNEVRRRLYSKMVNKDDEYSIWDDDLQTNSYLTIPKCTTNTTSHGLPETSSSHHAATHFSWLNDQEENTELGAQVASKNKRPSMGESEQAPKKQCGVASKKPKSPKSVSTAKDPQSIAAKNRRERISERLKTLQDLVPNGSKVDLVTMLEKAISYVKFLQLQVKVLATDEFWPTQDGKAPELSQVREAIDAILASQRDRSSSSK is encoded by the exons ATGGAACTAGCCAACAAAAGTCGTTTGCCTAACGATTCAACTGCAGCTATAATTCAAGCTAGTGCATTTTATGAACACAACCTTGGAGTCCAACCACTTGTTCATGCTTCACAGAATTCCTCTAGGAAGATCTACGGCTACGATGAAAATCAAAAGAGAATTTATCTTGAGCCTATGAGCCCTGACAACGCATCCGGGCTCGCCAAGAATTTCCCGTTAGGCAAATCTTCGGCGGTGTCTAGTCCAAGTAGTACAAATTCTAATGGAATATTAGGGTTTCCAGCTTCAACTTATAATCTACCGGAGGAGAATCCTTCTGTGATGAACTTTAAACCGGGGTATGCTAATTTTATTCATGCTAATGGATCGTTTCTAAGCTTCGAGCAACCGAAAAATGAGGTTAGAAGAAGATTATACTCGAAGATGGTGAACAAGGACGACGAATACTCAATATGGGATGATGATTTGCAAACTAATAGCTACCTTACTATCCCCAAGTGCACCACCAACACCACCAGCCATGGCTTGCCGGAAACTTCCAGTAGCCACCACGCCGCTACCCACTTCTCATGGCTGAATGACCAAGAGGAGAACACAGAACTAGGAGCACAAGTAGCTAGCAAAAATAAACGTCCGTCCATG GGAGAGAGTGAGCAAGCCCCAAAGAAGCAATGTGGTGTTGCTTCAAAAAAACCCAAATCACCAAAATCTGTATCCACAGCAAAGGATCCACAGAGTATTGCTGCAAAG AATCGAAGAGAGCGGATCAGTGAACGGCTTAAGACACTACAGGATTTAGTCCCAAATGGTTCAAAG GTTGATTTGGTCACCATGTTAGAAAAAGCAATAAGCTACGTGAAGTTTCTCCAGTTGCAAGTGAAG GTTTTGGCAACTGATGAATTTTGGCCAACACAAGACGGGAAAGCTCCGGAGCTTTCTCAAGTTAGAGAAGCCATTGATGCCATCCTTGCATCTCAAAGAGACAGAAGTTCGAGCTCGAAATGA